The Cognaticolwellia beringensis genome segment CTGAGCGAGTAAGAACAAGTTTATCACGCTAAACGCAATATAAGATGAGCGCATAAAAATCCTAGTAAGTTGTACAAGTCTACTTACTAGTATTGATGAAAAAAAAATAATTGAGAGGTGTTAAACGTGCCAAATGATTATCTTTGCGAGACAGTGGCAGTGTCATGGCGATTTTTTAAGCTAAATTAGCAATGAGATGTAGGCTTATTGCTAATTTAAATATATTACCTTCAAAGGCTTAAGTGATATTAAACGTTATGCACTAAGGTTAAATTGATCGATGTTTTAGATATTACTACTATGTCGATAATCACCGGGAGTTTGAGCGGTCCAACGTTTAAAAGCGCGATTAAAGTTACCAACACTTGAAAAACCAACTAAGTACCCAATTTCACTTAAGCTTAAGTGCTTTTGAACAATGTAATTCATCGCTAACTTTTTTCGTGTGCTTTCCAATATTTCTTTATAACTGGTGCCTTGATTGTTTAGCTTACGTTGTAAATTGCGTAAACTCATTCCTAGGTCTTCTGCTATTTCAGTTTGTGATGGCGCGCCAAGCGGTAATAATTCAAAAATCTTAGTTTTAATCGTATGGCTTAAATCATTTTTATCGACTCTGGCCATAAACTCGTCAAGCATTTTCTCATGGCTATGCGTTATTAATGGGTTGCCACAGAGTAATCTTTCCTGAGTCTGCTTTAAATCAAATATGATCGAAGTTTGGCTACTATCAAATTCAACTTCACATTTAAAAAAGTCCGTTAAGTATGCCATATCGTGGTTTGGTCTCGGATATGAAAAACAAACTTTTAATGGCGCAAACTCAACAGTAACAAGTTCGCGGGCAAATCGAATAATCGTGGCTAAAAATGTTTCTACAGTTGCTTGAGATAAAATAGGTCGATTAGTTGACTCATAAGTGAAAACGTCCATTTCGAAAATCAAATGTTCATTGCGCTCATGATTAAACAATTGGCATGTATTTGATACGACTCGCTTATAGTGAGCTATGCGCTCTAAGGCATCGTAAAGAGTATTTGACGACATCATGGCGTAACCCAGAGCGTGGAACATACCGGGATGAAATTGTTCTGCCACTAAAACAGAAAAGTCATGACGGCCAAGCGCTTTATTGCAGTATTCAAGTAATTGTGAAAGATTTTCTGCAGCAATGCGAGATTCTTGATCTGTCATTACGTCTTGTGAAATATCACATTCTTTTAGTGCTTTGGCAATATCGATGCCATGCGCAGCCATCACCCTTGAAATAGGGATCATCCAGCCGGTTAATGTTGAATAATAATCTTGCACTACATTACCTATGTTTTTGTTGATTTTCTATTTTACGAGTTTTGCACGAAATGACAATAGGTTGGCACATTTAGCGAAATATAAATTAAATCATTGGCGTAATGTAATTGTGAGACTAATATTACATTACGTTTTACTAGACAATAAATAGGCGAAGAATATGCTAAAAAATAACTATAAAATCAAGCCCGTAGCTTTGATGGTAGCCTTGGCTTTAGGGGCGTCATCAGCAAAAGCTGTCGACTTTAATCTTGGTGAAAACAACGACATTTTATTGCAAATTAACTCTCAATTAGATATTGGCTCTAGTTGGCGACTTGGTGATGCAGATCCTCGATTTATTGGTAAATCTAATGGCGGAACGGGTGCTACATCTACTACTGATGATGGTAACTTAAACTATGATAAACATGATGCCTACTCGCAAATTATCAAAGGTGTACATGATATTCAGTTGAGTAAAGATAATTTTGGTGCCTTTGTTCGGGTCAAATATTGGTACGACTATGCGCTAAAAGATAAAGATGTACCTCATGGTAACTCCAATAATGGCTACACGCCTAATACCCCTTTAAGTGATGATGGTTTTGAAGATAACACTAAGTTTTCAGGTCTCACCTTATTAGATGCTTATGTTTATGCTTCGTTTGATATTGGGGATTCTCCATTAGATATTCGTCTAGGTAGACAAGTGGTAAGTTGGGGGGAGAGTACTTTTATTCAAGGCGGTATGAACTCATCAAATCCTTTTGATGTCGCGGCCTTAAGACGTCCAGGGGCAGATTTAAAAGAAGGTATTTTACCGGTAGGCATGTTATTCGCTAATGCGGGTATTACACAAAATTTAAGTGTTGAAGCGTTTTACCAGTATGAATGGGAAAAAACTCAAATTGACGGTTGTGGTACCTATTTTTCAGGTGCTGATTTTGCTGCCACGGGCTGTAACTATGTTTCTGTTGGCCCCTTGGGCGACCAAGCTGGCTTAGCCGCAGGTTTAGCTGCGGAACGACAAGCTGATGTTGAGCCCGACGACGGTGGTCAATATGGTTTAGCAGCACGTTATTATTCAGAAGCGTTAAATGATACTGAATTTGGTTTATATTACATGAACATTCATTCTCGTTTGCCGCTGATTAATGCGATTAGAACAAGTATTCCATTAGCGACAGGAACCGCTTCTCCAGTTTTTGTACCGAAAGCGTTTGACCCAACCGGTGGTGCGTTAGCGGCGTTAAATCCAGCTTATGACATTGAATTCCCAGAAGACTTAAAATTTTACGGTATGAGTTTTGCTACCAATGTTGGTGGTGTAGCGTTGTCGGGTGAAGTTTCTTACAAACCTGATACGCCGGTGCAAATTAGCGGACCAGAAATACTTAATGGTGTGTTATCTGAAGCACCGTTTTTACGCTATACCTCTAGGGTAACGGGTGTAGGCTATGGTCAAGAAGCAAAAGGTTGGGACGAGTTTGATGTTACCCAACTACAAATGACTGCAATTCAATTTTTTGAAAATACCATGGGCGCTTCTCGTGTTACTGTAATTGCTGAAGTTGGCGTCGTTTTAACTGATGGTGTTGAAGACTCTAACCAAAACTATGGTCGAAACTCAGTCTTTGGTTTAGGTGATTTTGACGCAGGTGGTGGCATAAATTGTACTAATTTAGTTGCGGCAGGTAATTTGTCGGGTGATTGTCGCTCTGATGGTTATACCACCGACAGTGCTTGGGGTTACCGCCTTCGAGGTGTTTGGCAGTATTCAGATGTATTCGCTGGTGTGTCTTTAAAACCTACGTTGTCTTGGTCACACGATGTTAGCGGTTACTCGCCTGACCCAGCTCAGCAATTTCATGAAGGTCGTAAAAATTTAGGCTTTTCATTAGAAGCTGCGTATCAACAAAAATATACCTTAACAGTGGGTTATAACAACTACTCAGGTGGCAGCCATAATATCTTAGAAGATAAAGATTTAATCTCGTTGGCTTTCGGCATTTCATACTAATCCAAACCTTATATTTATTTAAGTTTGAGAAAAGTTAATAAAAGAGAATGATAATGAAAAAATATATAACCACAGCAAGTTTATTAGTGTTATCAATTGCATCAAGTACCGTGTTAGCACAAGTTAGCCCTGAAGAAGCAGCAAAGTTAGGGACAAGCTTAACACCTTTAGGTGCGGTAATGTCAGCCAATGCAGCAGGCACTATACCTGCATGGACGGGTGGATTAAACAGCAAAAATACCACCAAAAGTGCAGATTCAGGTCGACCTGCACATCCGTTTGCTGAAGACAAACCGTTTATGGAAATTACGGCGGCAAATTACAGTGAATACAAAGACAACTTAAGCCCTGGGCAAATTGCCATGTTTGAAAAATATGCTGATTATAAAATGCCTATTTATAAAACAAGACGAACAGCAGCTTATTCAAGTGACTTATATGATGTTGTTAAGAAAAATGCGACAACAGCTGAGCTAGTTCAATCAGGCAATGGCATTGCTAATTTTGATACGGCAATCCCGTTTCCTATTGCAAAAAATGGTTCAGAAGTTATTTGGAATCATATTACTCGCTATCGTGGTGGTACAGCTAAACGCTATTTGACAACCATTCCGGTGCAGTCAAATGGTTCATTTGTACCCGTAAAAATGAATGATCAATTGGTTTGGCCTGAATTTTTGAAAGAAGGTCGTGACGCCAGTAAAGATGACAATATCTTATTCTATTACTTACAAGAAATTACAGCGCCCGCTCGTTTAACGGGTACCGCATTGTTGGTTCATGAAACGATTGACCAAGTTAAAGAAGCGCGTAAAGCGTGGGTCTATAATGCCGGTCAACGCCGTGTTCGTCGTGCTCCTAATGTTGCTTATGACGGACCAGGTGCAGGTACCGATGGCTTAAGAGCTTCAGATAACTACGATATGTACAATGGTGCGCCAGATCGTTATAACTGGAAATTAATTGGCAAAAAAGAGCTATATATTCCTTATAACTCTTATAACTTACTTGATACCACTGCAAAATATGAAAACCTAATTCAGCAAGGTCATTTAAATGCTGACTATTTAAGATACGAGTTACACCGTGTTTGGCAAGTTGAAGCGACATTAAAAGAAGATGCGCGACATATTTATGCTAAACGTACGTTCTTTATTGACGAAGATACGTGGGGTGCCTCTGTTATTGATCAATATGATGGTCGTGGAGAGTTATGGAAATTATCAGAAGCTCATAACATTCAATTTTATGATGTTGATACCCCTTGGATGGTCGCTGAAACTTTACACGACTTAAACTCTGGCCGTTATTTGGTTACCGGTTTAAGTAATGAAGAACCAACTTTTATGATATTTGGCGAAAAAGTTAAGCGAACAGACTTTTCTACTTCTGCACTGAGACGCCTAGGTAGATAACAAAAATAACACCGTACTGATTAATATTGTTGAATGTCTGTTCAAGAGTATTAATCAGTTTTTTTTGCCTTTTTTACCACTTTTTTAAGAGAAATAGCATGCTAAAACCTAGTTTTCCCTTTCTTGGGTTTATATATTGTACTTTGTTAGCCGCTATGAGCACGGCCAATGCTAATACAAATACCGAGCTAAAACCTGCCAGTAAATATACTGTTGCTCATCAAGCCGAGTTATTAAAAAACTTACCATTTAGCGACAAGCTTGATTTTACTTTGGCTGAAAAAGGCTTAATTAAGCGACCTGACAAACTCATTATTAAAGACCAAGCAGGTAATGTAGTTTGGGAACTGGGCAACTATAAATTTTTACTCGATAACAAGAACATTGACACAGTAAATCCCAGTTTAATGCGCCAAGCAAAGTTAAATATGGCTTATGGCTTGTATCAAGTCACCGATCGTATTTATCAGGTTAGAGGCTATGATTTAGCCAATATTACCTTTATAAAAGGTGATAGCGGTTGGATTATATTCGACCCTTTATTAACGGCAGCGACTTCCAGAGCTGCATTGGCTTTAGTAACGCAAGAGTTAGGCGAATTTCCAGTCAAGGCTGTGGTTTACAGTCATGCCCATGCTGATCATTTTGGTGGCGTAAAAGGCGTGGTTAGCCAAGCACAGGTTGACTCAGGTGAAGTTGAAATTATTGCACCTCGTGGTTTTATGGAACATGCCATTAAAGAAAATGTATTAGCCGGTAATGCCATGACACGTCGCGCCACTTATCAATATGGTAATGCGCTAGCAAAAGGTGCTAAAGGGCAAGTTGATGCCGCTATTGGTAAAGGCTTATCAACGGGTTACATTGGGTTGATCACGCCAACTCGAGAAATTTTGGCTGATGAAGAAACCCTCGTTGTTGATGGTATTGAAATGGTGATGCAAAACACACCGGGTACTGAATCACCTGCGGAAATGAATACTTATTTCCCGCAATTTAAAACCTTATGGTTGGCTGAAAACGTCACCGGCACATTACATAATGTTTATACTCTTCGTGGTGCTGAAGTACGAGATTCGCAAGCGTGGAGTAAATTTATCAATAAAGTTATTTACCGATTTGCTAATGACAGCGATGTCATGTTTGCTTCACATTCTTGGCCTAGATGGGGGAAAGAGTACATCGTTGAAGTATTGGAAAAACAACGTGACATGTACGGTTTTTTACATGATAAAACCTTAAATCTTGCCAATAAAGGTGTCACCATTAATGAGATACACAACCAACTCGCAGTGCCTGATGTGTTAGCGCACCAATGGTATAATCGCGGTTATCATGGCACTTATTCTCATAATGTCAGAGGTATTATTAATAAATACCTAGGTTTTTATGACTCTAATCCCGCCAACCTTAATAAATTGAGCCCGACTGAATCATCAGTGAAATATGTTGAGTTAATGGGGGGGGCAGAAAACATAATAGCACAGGCGAGAAAAGC includes the following:
- a CDS encoding DUF1329 domain-containing protein; the protein is MKKYITTASLLVLSIASSTVLAQVSPEEAAKLGTSLTPLGAVMSANAAGTIPAWTGGLNSKNTTKSADSGRPAHPFAEDKPFMEITAANYSEYKDNLSPGQIAMFEKYADYKMPIYKTRRTAAYSSDLYDVVKKNATTAELVQSGNGIANFDTAIPFPIAKNGSEVIWNHITRYRGGTAKRYLTTIPVQSNGSFVPVKMNDQLVWPEFLKEGRDASKDDNILFYYLQEITAPARLTGTALLVHETIDQVKEARKAWVYNAGQRRVRRAPNVAYDGPGAGTDGLRASDNYDMYNGAPDRYNWKLIGKKELYIPYNSYNLLDTTAKYENLIQQGHLNADYLRYELHRVWQVEATLKEDARHIYAKRTFFIDEDTWGASVIDQYDGRGELWKLSEAHNIQFYDVDTPWMVAETLHDLNSGRYLVTGLSNEEPTFMIFGEKVKRTDFSTSALRRLGR
- a CDS encoding DUF1302 domain-containing protein — translated: MLKNNYKIKPVALMVALALGASSAKAVDFNLGENNDILLQINSQLDIGSSWRLGDADPRFIGKSNGGTGATSTTDDGNLNYDKHDAYSQIIKGVHDIQLSKDNFGAFVRVKYWYDYALKDKDVPHGNSNNGYTPNTPLSDDGFEDNTKFSGLTLLDAYVYASFDIGDSPLDIRLGRQVVSWGESTFIQGGMNSSNPFDVAALRRPGADLKEGILPVGMLFANAGITQNLSVEAFYQYEWEKTQIDGCGTYFSGADFAATGCNYVSVGPLGDQAGLAAGLAAERQADVEPDDGGQYGLAARYYSEALNDTEFGLYYMNIHSRLPLINAIRTSIPLATGTASPVFVPKAFDPTGGALAALNPAYDIEFPEDLKFYGMSFATNVGGVALSGEVSYKPDTPVQISGPEILNGVLSEAPFLRYTSRVTGVGYGQEAKGWDEFDVTQLQMTAIQFFENTMGASRVTVIAEVGVVLTDGVEDSNQNYGRNSVFGLGDFDAGGGINCTNLVAAGNLSGDCRSDGYTTDSAWGYRLRGVWQYSDVFAGVSLKPTLSWSHDVSGYSPDPAQQFHEGRKNLGFSLEAAYQQKYTLTVGYNNYSGGSHNILEDKDLISLAFGISY
- a CDS encoding AraC family transcriptional regulator, which codes for MQDYYSTLTGWMIPISRVMAAHGIDIAKALKECDISQDVMTDQESRIAAENLSQLLEYCNKALGRHDFSVLVAEQFHPGMFHALGYAMMSSNTLYDALERIAHYKRVVSNTCQLFNHERNEHLIFEMDVFTYESTNRPILSQATVETFLATIIRFARELVTVEFAPLKVCFSYPRPNHDMAYLTDFFKCEVEFDSSQTSIIFDLKQTQERLLCGNPLITHSHEKMLDEFMARVDKNDLSHTIKTKIFELLPLGAPSQTEIAEDLGMSLRNLQRKLNNQGTSYKEILESTRKKLAMNYIVQKHLSLSEIGYLVGFSSVGNFNRAFKRWTAQTPGDYRHSSNI
- a CDS encoding alkyl/aryl-sulfatase, yielding MLKPSFPFLGFIYCTLLAAMSTANANTNTELKPASKYTVAHQAELLKNLPFSDKLDFTLAEKGLIKRPDKLIIKDQAGNVVWELGNYKFLLDNKNIDTVNPSLMRQAKLNMAYGLYQVTDRIYQVRGYDLANITFIKGDSGWIIFDPLLTAATSRAALALVTQELGEFPVKAVVYSHAHADHFGGVKGVVSQAQVDSGEVEIIAPRGFMEHAIKENVLAGNAMTRRATYQYGNALAKGAKGQVDAAIGKGLSTGYIGLITPTREILADEETLVVDGIEMVMQNTPGTESPAEMNTYFPQFKTLWLAENVTGTLHNVYTLRGAEVRDSQAWSKFINKVIYRFANDSDVMFASHSWPRWGKEYIVEVLEKQRDMYGFLHDKTLNLANKGVTINEIHNQLAVPDVLAHQWYNRGYHGTYSHNVRGIINKYLGFYDSNPANLNKLSPTESSVKYVELMGGAENIIAQARKAFKKGEYRWVAELLNHLVFAQPDNIKAKHLQADTLEQLGYQAENAGWRNSYLAAAFELRHGVPKTAKATKGGPDMIKAMSSELIFDYLGVRLNSDKALAHQFKINVVFPDRNEKFLLELKNAHLNNIENVQDKTADLTVTINRKDLNFLLLKQVSFQELVESGKMQLDGNGQVFGQLLMMMDEFPFWFNIVTP